From the Priestia aryabhattai genome, the window ACGACCGCGCGTTGCGTCAGATCGTCATTGGATTAGGGGGTCCGATGCAAGGTGTTCCGCGAGAAGATGGGTTTGATATTACGGTTGCATCAGAAATTATGGCTATTTTCTGCTTAGCGTCAGATTTACAAGATTTAAAGCGTCGCTTAGCGTCTATTGTTGTAGCTTATAACATGAACAATGAGCCTATAACGGTTGCGGACTTAGGTGCACAAGGAGCGCTGACTCTTCTTTTAAAAGATGCGATTAAACCAAATCTTGTACAGACGTTGGAACATACTCCAGCCCTCATTCACGGAGGTCCTTTTGCTAATATTGCCCACGGTTGCAATAGCGTCATTGCAACAAAAATGGCCGCAAAACTAGGCGACTATGTAGTTACGGAAGCGGGATTTGGGGCAGATTTAGGCGCAGAAAAATTCCTAAATATTAAAGCTCGTATGGCAGATATTAAACCAGAAACGGTGGTAATTGTTGCAACAATTCGCGCTTTAAAAATGCATGGAGGCGTTCCTAAAGAGCGTTTAAATGAAGAAAACATTGAGGCTTTAGAAGCGGGAATTGAAAACCTTGAAAAACATATTGAAACGATTCAGGCATTCGGCGTTCCTTATGTTGTAGCGGTGAACCGTTTTGTAACGGATTCAAAAGGTGAAGTAGAAGCGCTTATGAATTGGTGTGGTTCAAAGAATGTTCCAGTTGCTTTAACAGAAGTATGGGAAAAAGGTGGAGAAGGAGGCGTCATGCTTGCTGAAAAAATTCTTGAAGTCATGAACGAGACAGAAAGTCAGTTTTCTCCTCTTTACGATGTGTCAGCTTCAATTCCAGAAAAAGTAGAAGCTATTGCTAAAACCGTATACGGAGCACAAGGCGTAGATTTTGCTCCAAAAGCGTTAAAGCAAATACAGCAATTTGAAGCAAACGGGTGGGATCACCTGCCGATCTGTATGGCCAAAACGCAGTATTCGTTAAGTGATGATCAGATGAAGCTTGGGCGACCAACTGATTTTAAAATTACGGTAAGGGAATTCCGCCCTTCGCTTGGAGCTGGCTTTCTCGTGGCGCTAACAGGTTCAATTATGACAATGCCTGGACTTCCCAAAAAACCTGCGGCGCTCAATATGGATATTGATGAAAATGGACATGCATTAGGTATTTTTTAAGAGAAGAGGCTGAGACAAGAGTATTTTAGTTGAAGGAAAATCCGAACGATGAATCGAGATTCTTGATGAAGAATCAACCTCGTTCGGATTTTTTCATTGGTATGGTGAACGTAGGTTTCATGTATGTAGTGGCTTCTAGCTGTTGATTGGAGGGAAGGGCGAAGACTCCTGCGGGAAAAGCGGAATAGGTGAGACCCCGCAGGAGCGTAAGCGACGAGGAGGCTCATCGGCCGCCCGCGGAAAGCGAAGTCTTGCACGGAAATCAACAGCGGTGTAACAAGTGATCCATACTAGCTCATTTATCCAATTTGTTCGTTTTTAGATTCGATTGATTTAGTTGTGTCTCAATCTCTTTCTTACAAAATAACAGGTATGTTATGAATTAATTTGGCAAGAAAGAAGAAGAGCTGACTGTTCGTATTTTATAAAAAAGGAGGTAGTTGAAATGTTTGATCCAATTGTATTTGATAATTTAAAAGTGGTTGTAGAAGGAGAGATCTATGATCTTGACTTATCTGGGCAAGTATCTGTTACGAATCGCGAAGATTTTGTAGACTTAGCTCAGTTTACTCGAACGTACCGCATTTCTTTTCAACAGCATTTTTGCTGTACCGCGTCGCTAACTTTATCAACCGACTTAGACAACATTCATGCCGAATTAACGCCTTCCCGTATAGAAAAACCAGGGTGTACAGTTTATATTCATTTTCAGCTAAAAAAACAAAAACCGTTTGAAGAAGCTGAGTTTAGAAATATACAGGAAATGTG encodes:
- a CDS encoding formate--tetrahydrofolate ligase, whose translation is MTTKKQIKSDLQIAQEATIKPIKEIAEQLDILEAELEPYGHYKAKLSLSVMERLNTKKDGKVILVTAINPTPAGEGKSTVTVGLAQALHRLDKKAIVAMREPSLGPVMGIKGGAAGGGYAQVLPMEDINLHFTGDLHAITTANNALAAILDNHIHQGNELRIDTRKITWKRVLDLNDRALRQIVIGLGGPMQGVPREDGFDITVASEIMAIFCLASDLQDLKRRLASIVVAYNMNNEPITVADLGAQGALTLLLKDAIKPNLVQTLEHTPALIHGGPFANIAHGCNSVIATKMAAKLGDYVVTEAGFGADLGAEKFLNIKARMADIKPETVVIVATIRALKMHGGVPKERLNEENIEALEAGIENLEKHIETIQAFGVPYVVAVNRFVTDSKGEVEALMNWCGSKNVPVALTEVWEKGGEGGVMLAEKILEVMNETESQFSPLYDVSASIPEKVEAIAKTVYGAQGVDFAPKALKQIQQFEANGWDHLPICMAKTQYSLSDDQMKLGRPTDFKITVREFRPSLGAGFLVALTGSIMTMPGLPKKPAALNMDIDENGHALGIF